In Rhipicephalus sanguineus isolate Rsan-2018 chromosome 1, BIME_Rsan_1.4, whole genome shotgun sequence, the DNA window TTTCAGATCACAGAGGGTACATTGCCGCATAGAATTCTAAGATTCCAATGCACTATCTTCATCCGCGGTGTCTTTTTTAATTAAAATACTTAAGTGAAGCTGATGTTTTGAGATGCTGACAGCAACTTTTAGTCGCCTAATACTAGCAAACCAGTAGGAAGTCCGCTTGCAGAATCATTTCTATTCAAAGCTGAATGGCGATCGAATATTAATACACTATTTCTTTCGTACACTCAAATTGTATGAAAATGACCAGTTGTAAATATCAACGTGTCAATAAATCATACGCGCAATTTTATTACTATCCTTGCATATTTGATTGAACCACCGGCTGTTTAGGCGAAATTTTCCTACCTATACTTAAATACAAAATAGTTCTTACGTGACACTTATTGACATCTTCCGAGTGAGCAAGTCTATTGATGGCGGCGAGTGACAAGGGTGACTGACAGTAGCTCAGTCCCAGCGCCCGTTTTGACGGCAAGATGATCGTTGAGCTGTCATGTGTCCTGTGGCGTGACGACCACGCAGGTTCTCCACTGCAATAAGCGGAGCCACGTAAGCCATACGAGGTCGGATGATGCAACGACGCCTTTCTCgagtgtctgttttttttttttttttttcttgcacgttACGGGCCAGCCGATCAAAACGCTGCTCAGGCCACTGAGGGAGCCCGAAAAATAATAACCGGATACCAAGGCATGACAGGCGATGTTGTGGCCTTCAAATATTGTGAAGAAAATTTGAGAGTCTTAAACTTTTACTGATCTCATTTACGCGACTCTTTTGTCTCCTTTCAGGATTACGGCGAATACACGTTCGGCTACGATGTTGTGGACGGCTACGGCAGCATCCACGGCCGTCACGAGAGCGGCTCGGCGTACGGACCCGTGGTGGGCTCCTACTACCTGGGTaacatcgacggccgccaccggCACGTGCACTACGTGGCCGACAAATGGGGCTTCCGTGCCATGGTCAAGACGAACGAGCCCGGCACCAAGACGAGCCTGCCGGCGGCCGCACCCTACCACTCGGCCAACGGAAAGACCGTGCCGGCCTACGGCATCTCCGGTCATGGTCACGGTGGTTACGGCGGATACGGCGGATACGGCGGATACCACGGCTAAGTCATCGGTTAACCCTGATGCCACAAGGCGTAAGCAACACCACGGCACCGTGGCTGGTGCCTTCCAGTCATAGCCATCGTGTAGCGCACGTCACAAAAGTGACAAAGTTCGGATGCCCCGCTTGTGCTCCGCTTGTAGCGCTCTCAAGTAAGGCAGCGCATCCACATAAATTCCTTCATCAAAATAACAAATTAGGCACATTCTATATGGAACGTTTACAGGCCCTTGTTTGTGTGAGCAGGGAACAAACTCACAAAGGTTTCCATTCCAAAGTGCTCTCTGCCAGTATCCAGTCACTTTCCTTAATAATGTGTCCAATATGAGGATTATATATAGCTAGTTCTTACAAAAAAAACTTCTGGCGTAAGAGTTGCTTACAAATACGGACCCAAATCATTTATTACAGAGCTGGTCCGACGGGAACCCGGCCGTGTTCGCAAAAATGTTCTTACTCTAGAACTGTTTGTAAGAGCAGATGCCGGAAAATCATGATCTTGAACATATTAGCAAGGTGACCATCACAATGCAAAGAGCGCTTATTGATAAAACGCTTTATAAATGTGCAGCCTTACGCTTTTGAAGTCCAGCACTAACTGTCTGTGGAAGACCAGGTGACTAATTCTTTATAGCGCTTGGAATGCAGTACTAGGCACTGTAAACTGCCTGGAGTCAAGGGCGGCAGTCAAATTTCGTTTACAGTGCAATATGAACAATGGAGGTCTGTGCGCAGCCTAATTTTAGTCGAACTTTATTATTTTgcttgaatattttttttcttcgaaatacTACTTTGAGAGCTTTCACGAACCTTTGTTCAATGGCCCAGCAATTTTAAGAGCTTCGTGATTACACTCTGCTTTTGCATTTGCATCACATCTTCAATCTCTTCAGAAAGAACGCATCACGAAAACTACGCAGTTGTGTGTGGTTGGCTTCTATGCCTATTTTCCCTGTGCCTGCCTCTTAACTTTCCCCTTTGTCCTTTGTATATGTGCGTGATCATatcaactaataataataataataataataataataataataataataataataataataataataataataatataataataataataataataataatttgacaTTAAGTGTACCAACCTCTCAGCTAAATATGTCATGAAGCCTCACAGTAGCAAGAGAACAGCTTGCTTTGATTGCCTTAGGTAGCACCAAAATTTTACTACGGACAACTACGCGTGTAAGGTTGTGCATAATATATGCGCCACCACCCATGTTGCGCACAACTGCGTTTAAGATCACAATTGTTTGGACCTTGTGCAATGAGAGACCACTCTATTGTGAATAGTTACCAAGAGAGAGCAATTTGCAGgaataaaaaggcgcacagcACAAAGACAAAAAAACATCAAACGGCCGATCGCTTTGCGGTAATTGTCATGATAATCAGCAAGTTATTCGTAGATAATACTGCACGCAGCACTAGATCACAAAGCTTTACAGTCTCAAAGAGGAACAACTAGAATCACGATAGTGCGAGCGTATAGTGTGCTACGCCATTTACTTCAGGAAGGCACACGCACTGGCAGCGTTTCCTGTTCGGTCCTGCTTGCAGGAAAACGACATCATAGCGAACACACACCACAGCAAGACGTGTACTTTTTCGATTATCTTCGTTCTTAATAACGTGCCCAATGTCGGCATTggcttcttttgttttgctttgtttttcctATGAAGAAGTTAACGAAAGATATTTTTGTGAATAAGGCGGAGAAGTGGGGATGGGGGGTAGGAGGAGGTGGACGGGGTTGTTTCCCGGTTGATTGTACCAGTGAGAGAAACAGCGTTGTGAAATCTGACGCCGTCAATGTCGTCTCAGTCTTTTTTCAGAAAGCGTGCAGGGTATTGACAAAAGCCCAAGCGCCTGCAGTGAACAAAGTACAGCCTCCGGAAGCAGCGCATGCAAGCAATTCATGGTCCAGTACACTCATGCAAGCAAGCTGGGAAAGCCCTTGACGACGATCGGATGATTTGAAGAAGCTGTGAATCATTGCTCCCGACAAGAATGTCGGACGTGTCTGTATTTCagcctcttctttttttcattttattttttctgtccGGGCGATTCAGGCACTTGCATTCGCTGAACATTGCCAAGAACCGTAAATACACAATAaggtctttcttctttctttttttatgtaggtgtagcagaataataataatattcgggTTCGCGGCAGTGTTTTCCTTCTTAAACTGTTTAATTCAGGCTAAATCGCAAAATACGTATGATAAAAAGATTTTCTAATTGGGCAGACTTCCTAATTAGGCACTTCCGCAGAGGATTAACCGAACCTAATCGAAGTTGCAGTAGACGTTGAGAAGCACCTCTACAATTCCTGCCTGCGCATGCAGGAAGTTCCTATGAACGCTCTCCCAAACTTCGGAATACTTTCAATACTCACCATCTGATTAGTATCCGAGAAAAAAATAACGATGCTGAGAAGACACTACCATTACTTTCTACGAAAAGTTAACCCGTAATGAACGCGTGCGCAGCGAGCTCAAAAAGAAAATCTTGACAAAAGTAACTTTTTTAAGAGgaccactattttttttttttcaaaagagaaTACACAACTTGAAAGAGTCTCGCGCCAAGGTTTACTGTCTttacgtgtatttttttttcttatttaaacAGTGCGCTGACAGACTCGGAAGCGACGCGTTGCCTGTTGAATTTTCGTAATGCGCTATCGAAACCATAATGCTCGAATTTTTCACAAAGTAGCAGCAGAAGAAATGTTTTGCAGTGATAGGCCTTTCTCTTTTCCTTTAATTTGAAACAATGTCAAGAATCTGATATATATCTGCTTGACTTGACGGCCTGTTTCTCACACAGCCGCGTTGTTTTACAATGGGAACAAGCTGTGGTCAATGACGAAAAGGCAATGCGGATTAGCCCGTCAATTCAGTTGTAATGCCGCGGCAGTCTCTTTAAAATTAAAAGCAAACTTCATTGAGCCGCGGCCACGTCTCTATCCAGACGACGTAATCATCGGCTTAAACGTCGATATTCATTGTGTATAAGTGTACAGACAACTCCCCGCGTCGTAATGTTCTCTTAGTAAACTTTTCATGTTCATTGTGCCTAAATGTACAGACAACTTTCCacgttacatttactactgaTTGCATACTCACCCCGTGCAATATACGCAAGTGTACAGAAACCTCTCTACAGTGTTTGCTTCTTCTTGCATTTTTAGTGATTTTGCCTGTACGCGTGGCTGGAAGTAACCAAATACCTCAATCTTTCTCGCGAGCCGTAACGTTTCAGTGAACAGAAGGTCTCTGCCCTTCTTGCTTCCTACTGCTTTCTCGGCTTGCACAATCTTGACACGTGTTTTCGCGGCCTTCATCCCTCAGCGAACTAAACTGCTGCTCTTGGGCAGAGCGCGATTGGTCAACAACCCACGAATCAATAAGAAACCACTGCCCTTCTTTTAGTCGTAACGACATTGTTATGATCGTGCTCCAACGACTGCTTCCTGCAATTTCCTGCACGCAGCACGACGCCCGCTCCGTATAAATATTGTTCCACTCTACTAGCGCCTCGCACCTACGGCCCAGAAAGCTCACGCTTTCGGCTCGGATTAACTCGCTGGAAATTGAAAATGCACGTTATTTTAGGCCTCACTCTCCTGGAGATTGCGAAAGAAAATGGGACATAAAATGTGCGCGTCCCCGAAATTTGGTATTGCTTCTGCATCGCTTCGCTATGCTCATTTACGCGAGTTTTCTGTACATACCTTCATTTGAAACTCGCACCTTTATGTACTTTCCCTGTTCTTCATTCTCCGCTCACGTGCTGCGTCTATTGGATGCCCCTTTTCTTGTCTGCGAGCGGGCGTTGCTCGCAGTGCCAACGCGCCGTCATGGCGCATGGTGAAAGCCGCGTTGCTTGCAATTAAACCGTTTGCTGCGGCCATCATTGTGCTGTGTGTGCGTCTCTGTGTGTTTTGTGGCGAATAAAACGAGCGCTCAGCGTTGCACTAACCCCGTAGGCACGCGAAAGTTTGGTTATCGGCACTAGGTTGCGTCATCTTGTCTGCTATTTGGTATTTAATATTCCCAGTGTCCTCTGTACAAAGTGTGCGTTTGATTAAGCGAAAATAAAAGATGTGCTACTTGTGTGACATGTTCGAAGTTCACTACATGCTAAAGCAGTCGTGCTCGTCCATCACGACAGCGAAGCTCTGTATGAAAGTGCATGCATGATGTTGGGTAAgacacacaaaaataaagaaaggtcaCTACGCCCCGTCGAGACATTTGAGTCATTCTGCTCCGACCCCCTTAACTCTTGGAGCAAATATGAAGGTCATAATGACAACTAGCTCTTTCATCTTTCCTTTTTAATTTTAGGAGTGCCATTAGGGAGTGGAGCAGTCATAATGGCAATTGGTATATGGCGGACGAGACACATTTCCTTCTTGTAATAAccgacagagagaaaaagagaagctgCCCTGCAGTTACAAAACTTATAAGAAAGTTCAGTAGGAAACTTTCGAAAGCAATTAAGCATCTATTTTTATTTGTCGTACGTAAGTGTTTAGACAACACCACGAACAAATTATGTGATCATATATACGCCGAAAGTTCCACCAAGCACCGTGCGCGTGACCATGCAAGACCGAATTCGTAAGGTTTTTCACCGGTAGGTCTTTTCGCCATTGGCCGACCGATCTCGTTAATAATACGCACAGCATCACGAttggctgaatttttttcttacaaaCAATTCTGTACATGCTGCCTGATCCCCTTTGACTCGCCGCACGCGTGTTTTCAAGCTTTATCTCCACCTTTACGTCCAGCATTATCAGTTGAAGAACGCCGTTGGGCGAGCAGGAGCATCTATCAAGCAATAAAATGTTGTATGATGGCGATAAGCTTGCCTACGTGGCTTAGAACAAGATAATGCACACAGCACAATGACCTGGTCCTTTCAGTTCTGACAGCCTCAATGGCAACGGTGACATAAAAAtcgtttcttttttaatttggcttttttttttcattgcgcaaGTTCAATACTAATATTCGCCTTCAATACTTATCATAGTTTCATATATGTAATTGACACTTTTCATTTAATTCGGCAGTGCTAACTGCCCGTAAAAGCGTACTCGGCATATTAGAAAGAAATCGTATTTCGATAGTCTAGTATCTGAAACTGGATAATTAGAACAGCTTTGAGCCGGCTGGCATTTACATTACAAGAAATGTCCCATTGGCGGAAAAATTGATGAGAGCGTACAAAAAGATTGGagtagctacgcactagtggtgcaaagactgaggaAGCGGCGGATCTGGCGGcgttcctctcctcctttccctcctcctcacgcttactTCCCACTATACTATAcgagactatgctatgctttaccctctatcctcctcctttccctcatccttccccctcctcaccctcacttgcctttcccacctACTTGCTATGCCATACTATAGATGGCTGTGcaacgctttaccctctccccacctcctttccattctcctctccctcacttccattttccgCCAGCAATGCATTCATACAGTTCCCACtcgatagtggggcttgcccaattcctgtggcgcatccACGCGGACagacgaaaagcttaacagctccgctgtaaaatagAAAATAAACTTGCGAATATACTAGTTATCACAGCTTGTTATGTGAGACGTGGCAATGGACTGAAAGTACGGACGCGGAAGACGCGGTTGAGTTGGCCGCCGGTATCACGTCCAACCCAGGGAACGTGTACCTCCAGGCAAACAAATTAAAGGCATGAGAACCATAATGCAATTTCGCTTGCGCCACGCCATAGTTGGTACTTCCGGACGCTATAGCCACCGGTAACGACAAGCGAGTTCAAGAGCCACAGCGGGGCTTGTGTTCACACGGCACGCGATGTCAATTAAGTTCTGTGGTGCATACCGCCGTTGCAAAGGTATTCTTACCTGCGATTACTGCTGGTATCACTGTAACAAGGCACTTTGCGCAGCTGAATGTTCCATTAATCGCAGATTTCGTTACAGCCTTTGCGTCTAACTTCGGATAACTCGAAGAAATTTTGGATGCCGTGCCGTGGTCGAATAAACAGAAGTCAGCAGTGCTATGGTTAGCATAGCTAAAAAACACGGGTTTAGAAAAGTGAGAAAGAGCTGCATTTTGAAAAAAATATGCAGCTCCCGCACGCTGCAGGAATGCTGATCTAATGCTGGCATTGGCGGTGGTGGTGGAAGTGTTATAGAAGCATATAGCCTGGCACACATAGCCGGCATTCGCTCCGCCTGAGCCCTTCGTGGGTTGTTAGCAGAGTTGTTAACAGGCGTTCAACAAATCTGAGTCTCGGAGAAAGGTAATCAACAGTTGAACATTTCTTCCCGATCTTcccgagggtctcgttctggcagacttggtgccttccggtagtatacgagggattattggtcagctgccagctcgtaaaaaaaacacgtgctacgtgacaccaacagacagaaaaagggtgttccacactggccgccatggctgcgatcagcgctgactaacacttctaggtttaaaatgcacatatataccccattaaAAGTGAACGggcggatgaccgccgccgtagctcactggcagagcattggacgcgttattcgaaggtcgcaggttcggtccctgccggcggcaaggtatcttttcgtccacttcactttcttcacatttatatcctaattactacaaataacatcccctatactttccttgccgttattgtttgttagttctcattaatattgtgtctagcaaagaagaAACAAGCCTTTAAAGGTCATCTTCTCTCCGGTGTAGGGTGGCATATAGTAAAGCAtaagaactatatatatatatatatacaaattgTGGTCCTACTTTTAAACCCTGTTTGACAGCGCTCAGTTGGCATCGTTATTGGCATTTTGAACCACAGCTTTTAAACACGTGTAACTAGGAAGGATTTTGTAAAAGAGCCAGATCCTCTTTAAGCGGCACTGATAATGATTGTTGGAAACTCCAACGtcccaaaacacgatatgattatgagagacgccgtagtggagggccatcTGGGgtcctttgacgtgcacctatATATAAGTAAACGGTCCtcaagcattctgcctccatcgaaatgcggccaccgcggccaggattcgataccgcgaccttcgggtcagcagtcgagcacgtcATTTAATCATTAATCATGTCATTTTCTGCTGAAGAATTTTTTTCATTACTCTCTGATGAACATCGCTCTCTGGTTCATTTCAATGCCCGTAGCTTGCGAAGGAATCACAATAACATTAGTGATTTCATTCATTCTACAAAACACCCTTTTTCATTCATATGTATATCGGAAACCTGGCTTTCCGATGTCGATGCTGATCTGTATGGTTTTACGTGTACAAATCTGAGTATTGTCACCGTGCGTCTGACGCCCATGGTGGCTCAGCTATTTTCATTTCTTCTGGCATTAATTATAGTCGCAGATTGGATCTTTCCATTGCCATTCCATATTGCGAATCAGTTTGGATAGAAATTGAGCAGCCTCATTTGACACAGAGAAACTTAGTTCTTGGTAGTATCTATCGCTCACCTTCTTCTTCACTATCTCAGTTCTTATCGGCTCCTGAGACCATCCTGAACAATCTATCACGAGAGAACAAAAACATACTGTTGGTAGGCGATATCAACATTAATTTATTAGATTCTCATTCGAATAATACTATTGCCTATAATGACTGCCTTCTAGGGTACGGGTTAATGCGCCTCATTGATTCGCACACTAGATCCAACACACGTGGCTCTAACACTCTTTTAAATCATGCTTTTTCTAACTTCAGTCCTAAAGTATCCGGAGTAGTAGATGTCGCCAATCATTATCCTATCTTCATCACATTTGATAGCCCTGTAGCTCGAATCAACACAGTCTTTACTACCATGCGTTTTGACAAAGTAAGATTCATCAGTGCTATTTCAAACTGTGACTGGTCCAAAGTTAGCTCGCAAACTGATCCACAATCAGCGGTTGATATATTTTCCTCCTTATTCTCGGAAGCTACTTCTGCCAGTATTCAGATCTTTGCTCGTAACAAGAAATACCAAAAGCCTCAAAGCCCCTGGATGACATCTGCCTTATTAACGAGTTTGAGGAAAAAGGATAATCTCTATAGGAAAGTAAAGAGGCAACCCTTTAATAACACCTTGGCACTTCGTTATAAAAGTTATTGTAATATTCTTAACTCTTCGTTAAAACGTGCCAAGAAACTTTATTATAATGAACAATTTTTGAAGAATAAAAACAATCCTAAAAAGCAGTGGAAACTGTTTAATGAATTCTTAAATTCACCTGCAATCAACGCGCCCATAACAAAAATCACTGACCATAACGCTACTTACCGTCATTCTGACGACATTGCTAATGCGTTTTCTGAGTATTTCTGTTCGTCATCCAACTGTTCTAAAAATGTTCCTTCACCTAGTTTACCGCGCTTACCTCACTCATTTTTTCTCTTCCCCTCTTCAGCTGACGAAATAGTATCAGCTACTCGCAATCTTAAAAATACGTCTCCTGGTTTGGATAACATTTGTGCGTGCCATTTAAAGATGGTTGCTCATATCATTTCTCTGCCTTtaacccatataatcaacctcaTCTTTTCTAAGGGTTCGTTTCCTGACTCATTAAAGCGTGCAAAGGTCATACCAATTTTTAAGAAAGGTGATAAAGCGGCCATTAAAAATTTTAGGCCTATATCTATCCTTCCATCATTAAGCAAACTAATTGAACATCTGTTTGTAAAGCGTCTTAATGCTTACCTTACAAAATATAATGCTATAAAGCCTTCCCAGTTTGGCTTTCGTCATGGAAGCTCCACTAACCCTGCTCTGCTTTCTTTGACTGACTTCATCAAACATTCCATTGACAGCGGTAACTTCTCGGGTTCAGTATTTTTAGACTTAACAAAAGCATTCGACACGCTCAATCACTCCATTCTCTTCAATAAGTTAGAATCTTGTGGTATTACTGGACCGCCTTTAAACTTTCTAAAAAGTTACCTGTTTAACCGACAAAACGTGGTCTTTACTAGTGGCTCTTACTCTAACACTAATATTACTAATCAAGGTGTCCCGCAGGGGTCCATTCTTGGCCCCctcttatttattatttatataaATGATCTCCCTGACGTCATATGTTCTGCACATTGTGTGTTGTACGCTGACGACACCACAGTATCATGTAAAGCCAAAACAGTCCCATCTTTAATATCCAAACTAAATTCTGTACTGAATAATGTGGCTTTATGGTGTAACAACAATGCCCTAACTATAAACCCCTCTAAaactcagtttatggttttcagaTCATCTCAAAGACATTTGTTAGCTTCTGCTGCTGTAACACGGGGTCCTAATACTATCTATGCTTGTGATTCTGTTGTTTTTCTTGGTGTACGTTTAGACATAACCcttaattttggtctacacttgTTAGACTTAAAGAAAAAAACTGCTTTTGGTATTCGTGCATTGATTAAAGCTAGGCCATACTTCTCTACTAATGGATTATTATCACTCTACTTTGCATTTATTCATAGTCATTTTAACTATGGCATAAATACCTTGGGGAATACCTATCATTCGTACATCTCATCTATGCAACACATACAAAATCAAGCTATCCGCATTATCACTTACAGCCCTCGTCGTTCTAACGCTATTTCATTGCTTAAACAATATATTATTCTGTGTATTAGTAAGTTATTTGAATTTCATTgtacttgtttgttttttaatatAATTAACCGTCGGCTACCTTTCGATCTCATCAACTGTGACTTACTAAAAAACACTAACCGCACTCGCTTCGCAGTAGAAGGAAGTTTATTACTACCCCGAGTTCGCACTAATTACGGTATAAAATCATTGTCATTCACAGCCATTTCGTTATGGAACTCTATTCCACCCACTATAAGGTCTTTAGCCAACGTATACACATTCAAAAAAACTTTGAAATTATATCTACTAACATCATAAATTATTCTATGTAGTTCTTTTTGATTTGTGATACAACGCTTGTATTGTTGTAGTTGTATCTATTACTATGTTTTATCATTTCGTTGTTTTGCTATATATCCTGTTATGTAACATTGTTCTGTTTTTACTATTTTGTCTTGCCATTtgcccttgcattttttttttgctttctttatcgTGGGTCCCCCTACAGTCTTCGGACTATGGGACCCTAGTCTGTAAAACGTTTCCTTCATTTTATGTATCGTTActttgctaataataataaacttcaaacttcaaaccataaccactcgaccaccgtggcgtggTAAGCGGCATTgagccagagccatatatactGCATTGAGCGAAACACAGTtgtttgctactgacaatattgTCGAACCTgctcaaacaattttttttttgtcagtgtgCTCTTGTCATCGAAGCTGTATAAGCGGGTGTAAAAGTCACCCGCAAAGTCACATAAACAGTCCGACAGAAACATAAAATCCATAAAGTCATTTAAAGAGCGAAAGAACACAATTAAGTTAATAAATGGAATTGAATTGATTTTTATTCAAGTATACAAAATTACACTTAGGAAAGGTAATTTCGGAGTATTATAATGATATGCACTGAGATCCCGCCCAGACCTTAGCAGAGAGCACATGACAGTCCGCTTGTTAACAGCAACACTCGCAGCGCCGCTGTTGAGCGTGAGCGTCATAAAGAGTCACTAGCAAAGTACTACAAGGCTGGACTATTCAATGAACAACTAACTTTCGCATGAGTCGGTTTAATGAAAGTCTGAGAAGATACACTCCTCAGTGAAACCTACGCTCATCCAAGAACTTCTTGAATGGACCGGACCACTTTAATAACCATTTCGAATAGAAAGCACTGCACTTGGTCAATTCAGAGGCTGAATTCGCAAAGGTTCTCGTACGCAACTGCTCTCTGCCATTGGCTGGCCGGATTCGTTAATGATATGTCCGGCATCAAGATTGGCTATAACTTTCTCTTTATGAACTTTTTCAGTGcataagacgtttttgtgaatacggacccTCATTTTTTATGCCGATGTATTGtgctgttttgtttcgtttttgatGACTGCACACAGATAGGAAAATGTATTAAAACGGCTATCGCAATATACATTCGAGAAATTATAATCACTCATTGCCCCATAAGTGGACATATACACTGCACAAACACAATAAACTGAAAGTGTGCGAAGTAATTAATATGGCTAATCAGTTCTGCAAAAGCGCGCAAGGTGGAGGAAGGTCGGTAAAAGGGAAAATTGTCATCCACGCGGCTCTAGAGCGAAGCTACTATAGGGAAATTCACGCGGATTTCTTATACGAGTGGATGGCCATTTTCGCTTTTACgaaccttccgccaccttgcgggcttTTGCAGACCTAATGTGCTATATTCTGTCCTCTTCATCGAGTTATCGATTCATTCGCCCTCGAGATGCCAACTGCTAAGCCCCTGGTTAGCACAGTTGGTTAAGTGACCGCCCAGGAAAGGATTCGCtagcgggttcgaaccccgggcCAGCACGATCCTTTCGTCAAATGAGAAGCTTTTCTTTcagagaaatccgcatggatgcTCCTTGTAGCTTCGCTCTAGAAACGGATCAATGACGATCTTTCCTTTCAAGAATAAGTATAAAAGATAACAAAAAAAGTATGGCAGCTTCACACTATAacggcgccaagcctgaaggaagagcgcagctggatggcctttcttgtttctctttatttactttttttttctttctctttatctctgtttcttttatctctttttctatgtttcttcctatttctttctttctctccttctttctctgtttccctttcattctctttctgtctgtctctgtctatgtctttatctgtctttctacattcttgaaggaaagaagtgttaatttcaagggctcgttttctttgttatacacaatattaatgagaactaacagacaataatgccaaggaaagtataggggatgtttttttttttttttttttagtaataaatgtaaggtaattgtgaagaaagaaaagtggacgaaaagatagcttgccgcgggcagggaccgaacctgcgaccttcgaataacgcgtccgatgctctaccaactgagctaccgcggcggccatccccccgtccactttatagggtatatgtgtgcatttaaacgtgggagcgtcagtcagcgccgccagtagccatgacggcgagtgtggaacactctttttctgccttgttggcgtcacgtagcacg includes these proteins:
- the LOC119381642 gene encoding adult-specific rigid cuticular protein 15.7; amino-acid sequence: MMTLAPVAVLFALLALASAGYHGHHGGHSNTYRKQNDYGEYTFGYDVVDGYGSIHGRHESGSAYGPVVGSYYLGNIDGRHRHVHYVADKWGFRAMVKTNEPGTKTSLPAAAPYHSANGKTVPAYGISGHGHGGYGGYGGYGGYHG